A single region of the Biomaibacter acetigenes genome encodes:
- a CDS encoding AzlD domain-containing protein has translation MNLKLISIIIGMAVATYITRIGSQVIFARTGMPAWLKKRLKHVPTAFLTALIIPALLMPRRYLDISFNNSYLLAGIITAFTAYKTKNVLATIVLGIGTVITLNRLILL, from the coding sequence ATGAACCTTAAACTGATTTCTATTATAATAGGTATGGCTGTTGCAACCTATATAACCCGTATTGGCTCTCAAGTCATATTTGCCCGTACCGGTATGCCTGCCTGGCTGAAAAAGCGGCTTAAGCATGTCCCCACTGCGTTTTTGACAGCTCTAATAATTCCGGCGCTCTTGATGCCCCGGCGATATCTGGACATATCATTTAACAACAGCTATCTTTTGGCGGGAATTATCACCGCCTTTACCGCATATAAAACCAAGAATGTTTTAGCTACCATCGTCCTCGGAATTGGAACAGTAATAACTCTCAACAGGCTGATACTTTTATGA
- a CDS encoding AzlC family ABC transporter permease, whose amino-acid sequence MGSNAGFSTFEITFMSMVVFAGASQFMSIAMISSGITNWGIIVFTTFLINLRHLLMGASLSPYLLELSRPLQYILAFGMIDESYALIIGRIEKKGYDLNYHLGVSSFLYVAWVFSTFLGALFYRNIPNPLEWGIDFALPATFLVLLIPRLADRIALLVCLVSALCSILGALFLPGKWYIIFAAVTATFVGGILERSSRNEP is encoded by the coding sequence ATGGGCAGCAACGCAGGCTTTTCGACCTTTGAGATAACCTTTATGTCGATGGTGGTTTTCGCCGGGGCTTCCCAGTTTATGTCCATTGCCATGATCAGTTCCGGTATCACCAACTGGGGGATAATTGTCTTTACCACCTTTTTGATTAATCTGCGGCATTTATTGATGGGTGCATCATTATCACCCTATCTGCTGGAATTATCCCGGCCCCTTCAGTATATCCTGGCCTTTGGCATGATAGATGAAAGCTACGCTTTAATCATCGGCAGAATAGAAAAAAAAGGCTATGACCTCAATTATCATCTGGGAGTGAGTAGTTTCCTGTATGTTGCATGGGTCTTCTCTACTTTCCTCGGGGCGTTATTTTATCGTAACATTCCAAACCCGCTGGAATGGGGAATTGATTTTGCCCTTCCGGCAACTTTCCTGGTCCTGTTAATTCCTCGTCTGGCAGACAGAATAGCCCTGCTTGTCTGCCTGGTCTCTGCTTTATGTTCAATTCTGGGAGCTTTATTCCTTCCCGGCAAATGGTACATTATTTTTGCTGCAGTCACCGCCACCTTTGTCGGAGGGATACTGGAAAGGAGCAGCAGAAATGAACCTTAA
- a CDS encoding HAD family hydrolase — protein sequence MEKIAILSNEYDGGWENDMDLKGVIFDLDGTLLDSLPVCYSCFRNTLKHYVDRDFSDSEIRAMFGPSEEGIFKKLLPDSWEDCLRFYLEQYDKAHSEYDRPFPGIKDALELLRERKVRLAIVSGKGPKSMEISLRHSGLGKFFEVVVTGSEHGANKIYDTNQVLKRWGLSPDSVAYVGDMAYDISAAKEAGVFAIAAAWAGTAEFEKLKAMKPSLICPDVETLIEWIKEGGNL from the coding sequence ATGGAGAAGATTGCCATTCTGTCAAACGAATATGATGGTGGATGGGAGAATGACATGGATCTTAAAGGTGTTATTTTTGACCTGGACGGTACATTGCTCGATTCATTACCGGTTTGTTACAGTTGTTTTCGCAACACGCTGAAACACTATGTTGACCGCGACTTTTCCGACAGTGAAATAAGAGCTATGTTCGGCCCTTCTGAAGAGGGCATATTCAAAAAGTTGCTTCCGGATTCATGGGAGGACTGCTTAAGATTTTACCTGGAACAATATGACAAAGCACATTCGGAATATGACCGACCGTTTCCCGGGATCAAGGATGCTCTGGAATTGTTAAGAGAGAGGAAAGTGCGATTAGCCATTGTATCGGGTAAGGGTCCCAAAAGCATGGAAATATCACTGCGGCATTCGGGTCTGGGCAAATTCTTTGAAGTTGTGGTTACCGGCTCGGAACACGGAGCCAATAAAATATATGATACTAATCAAGTTCTAAAGAGATGGGGCCTTTCTCCCGATAGTGTCGCCTATGTGGGGGACATGGCATATGACATTTCTGCCGCTAAAGAAGCAGGCGTTTTTGCCATAGCCGCAGCCTGGGCCGGCACAGCGGAATTTGAAAAGCTGAAGGCCATGAAGCCTTCATTGATCTGCCCCGACGTAGAAACATTGATAGAATGGATAAAGGAAGGAGGCAATTTATGA
- a CDS encoding NAD(P)H-dependent oxidoreductase gives MKALSLVVSARARGNCRDFSEYILNNFSKHGIQTEQINFYDYKILPCQHCNYECLQKHDPNKKINSPCPVEDDVYEILKKTWEAQILLLFIPNYGGLPPALWVAFSQRQQAFFKQEPIEKLKKYVVSAVVLAAPHWSTGSQWTVSIMSDEVKNLNRRVAGFEVINNAGYETDNLFGSLIREDEVKKRLDFICARTIKAANEISD, from the coding sequence ATGAAAGCGCTGAGCCTGGTAGTCAGCGCCAGGGCAAGGGGCAATTGCCGCGATTTTTCCGAATATATCCTCAATAACTTTTCCAAGCATGGTATCCAAACCGAGCAAATAAATTTTTACGATTATAAGATACTACCGTGCCAGCATTGCAATTATGAATGCCTCCAAAAACATGACCCAAACAAAAAAATCAATTCACCATGCCCGGTAGAAGATGATGTATATGAAATTTTGAAAAAAACCTGGGAAGCTCAAATACTTTTGCTGTTTATTCCAAATTACGGCGGCCTTCCTCCGGCCCTATGGGTTGCGTTCAGTCAGCGGCAGCAGGCGTTTTTTAAGCAGGAACCCATAGAAAAGCTAAAAAAGTATGTCGTAAGCGCTGTTGTCCTGGCGGCGCCCCATTGGTCCACCGGTTCCCAATGGACCGTATCCATAATGTCGGACGAGGTAAAAAACTTGAATAGAAGAGTTGCGGGTTTTGAAGTCATAAATAATGCAGGTTACGAAACAGATAATCTTTTTGGTTCGTTGATAAGAGAAGATGAAGTGAAAAAACGGCTGGATTTTATTTGCGCCCGAACAATAAAAGCCGCAAATGAGATATCCGATTGA
- the argF gene encoding ornithine carbamoyltransferase, which yields MKAKPYIKPEAASLKGKDLLSLYDLTTEEINEILKTTETLKTMHNLGADYKPLKGKTLGMIFQKSSTRTRVSFEVAMWQLGGYALFLSSNDLQLGRGETIPDTARVLSRFLDGIMIRAYSHKDVELLAEYADIPIINGLTDYSHPCQVLADLFTIYEKKKKLAGLKLAFIGDGNNNMANSLLFGCTKVGMDIAIGAPKGYQPQQEVMEKAEVTAESSGSKITVTEDIFEAAKDADVLYTDVWTSMGQESEKKIREEAFAGYQINEDVLKVADKNVIVMHCLPAHRGEEITHDVIEGPHSVVFDEAENRLHVQKAILTLIMG from the coding sequence ATGAAAGCAAAGCCGTATATAAAACCTGAAGCCGCAAGCCTTAAGGGCAAGGACTTATTGAGTTTATACGATCTTACAACAGAGGAGATCAATGAGATTTTGAAGACCACGGAAACTTTGAAGACCATGCACAATCTTGGAGCTGATTACAAACCCCTGAAGGGAAAGACCCTGGGCATGATTTTTCAAAAATCTTCCACCAGGACCCGGGTTTCCTTCGAGGTGGCTATGTGGCAGCTGGGAGGATATGCCCTGTTCCTGTCGAGCAATGACCTGCAGCTGGGCCGGGGAGAAACCATCCCTGATACCGCCAGGGTTTTATCTCGTTTTCTGGATGGCATCATGATAAGGGCTTACAGCCACAAGGATGTGGAATTGCTGGCCGAGTATGCCGATATACCCATCATAAACGGCCTTACCGATTACTCGCATCCCTGCCAGGTGCTGGCAGATTTGTTCACCATATATGAAAAGAAGAAAAAGCTTGCAGGGCTGAAGCTGGCCTTTATCGGTGATGGCAACAACAACATGGCCAATTCCCTGCTTTTTGGCTGCACCAAAGTGGGAATGGATATAGCCATCGGAGCTCCGAAGGGCTACCAGCCCCAGCAGGAGGTTATGGAAAAAGCGGAAGTCACCGCGGAATCCAGCGGTTCAAAGATAACCGTTACCGAGGACATATTCGAGGCGGCAAAGGATGCCGATGTGCTTTACACCGATGTGTGGACCAGCATGGGTCAGGAGAGCGAGAAAAAGATAAGGGAAGAAGCCTTTGCAGGCTATCAAATAAATGAAGATGTACTAAAGGTGGCGGATAAGAATGTGATTGTGATGCACTGCCTGCCGGCCCACCGGGGTGAGGAAATAACCCATGATGTCATAGAAGGACCCCATTCGGTGGTGTTCGATGAGGCAGAAAACCGCCTGCATGTGCAGAAGGCCATACTTACATTAATTATGGGTTAG
- a CDS encoding argininosuccinate synthase produces MKKIVLAYSGGLDTSVAIKWLKEKYDSEVIALCVDVGEGKDLEFVKAKAEKIGAIKSYMVDAQEEFLKDYAFPALKANAMYEGVYPLSSGLSRPLICKLLVDVAKKESAFAVAHGCTGKGNDQVRFDVSVTALAPELEIIAPVREWPMSREEEIDYAAKNDIPIPIGKDNPFSIDQNLWGRSIECGVLEDPWVEPPEEAFEWTVSPEKAPNTPTYIEITFEKGIPIALDGKQMPPVELVKTLNKIAGQNGFGRIDHVENRLVGIKSRENYECPASLLLIKAHQDLEHLTLTKDVLHFKYCIEQKYAELIYDGLWFSPLKDALDAFIDKTQEVVNGTVRVKLFKGNAKVVGRKSPNSLYDLNLATYAEDVKDMFDHNSAKGFITLWGLPTKVNAIVNSAKASK; encoded by the coding sequence ATGAAAAAAATCGTTTTAGCTTATTCTGGAGGTCTTGATACATCGGTAGCCATCAAGTGGCTGAAGGAGAAGTACGACAGCGAGGTTATCGCCCTCTGCGTCGATGTGGGCGAGGGCAAGGACCTGGAATTTGTAAAGGCCAAAGCAGAAAAAATAGGTGCCATAAAGTCATACATGGTGGATGCCCAGGAGGAATTCTTGAAGGATTATGCATTCCCGGCATTGAAGGCCAACGCCATGTATGAGGGAGTGTACCCATTGAGCAGCGGGCTTTCGAGGCCGCTCATATGCAAACTCCTGGTGGATGTGGCCAAAAAGGAGAGCGCTTTTGCGGTGGCCCATGGCTGCACCGGCAAGGGTAATGATCAGGTGAGGTTTGATGTTTCGGTGACGGCCCTGGCCCCGGAATTGGAGATAATAGCTCCGGTACGGGAATGGCCCATGTCCCGGGAGGAGGAGATAGACTATGCAGCAAAGAACGACATTCCAATACCCATCGGAAAAGATAACCCCTTCAGCATCGATCAGAACCTGTGGGGCCGCAGCATCGAGTGCGGGGTGCTGGAGGATCCCTGGGTGGAGCCGCCGGAGGAGGCTTTTGAGTGGACCGTTTCACCAGAAAAGGCGCCGAACACCCCCACGTATATAGAGATTACTTTTGAAAAAGGCATCCCGATAGCTCTGGACGGCAAACAGATGCCCCCAGTAGAACTGGTAAAAACGCTGAATAAAATAGCAGGACAAAACGGCTTTGGCCGCATAGACCATGTGGAGAACCGTTTAGTAGGCATAAAATCCAGGGAAAACTATGAATGCCCGGCTTCACTGCTGCTTATAAAGGCTCACCAGGATCTGGAACACCTGACCCTGACCAAAGACGTGCTTCACTTCAAATACTGCATAGAACAGAAATACGCGGAGCTTATTTATGACGGATTGTGGTTTTCTCCCCTTAAAGACGCCCTTGATGCCTTCATAGACAAGACCCAGGAAGTGGTGAATGGTACCGTAAGGGTAAAACTCTTCAAGGGCAACGCCAAAGTAGTAGGGAGAAAGTCGCCCAATTCCCTTTACGACCTTAACCTTGCCACTTACGCCGAAGATGTAAAAGACATGTTTGACCACAATTCCGCCAAAGGATTCATAACTCTGTGGGGCTTGCCAACCAAAGTCAATGCTATCGTGAATTCGGCGAAAGCTTCGAAGTAG
- the argH gene encoding argininosuccinate lyase: MSKKLWGGRFEKETDALVEKFTSSIDFDKKLYNQDIIGSIAHARMLAKCGIISKEDAALIIKGLVEIKIEIEEGNFEFTSKLEDIHMHIENRLSEKIGPVAGKLHTARSRNDQVALDMHLYVKEKTVQVVRLLEHFCGALWKLAEKHVDTVMPGYTHLQKAQPVTLGYHLKAYYYMLERDKERFCDALKRTDIMPLGACALAGTTLPTDKEYTRELLGFSRIYENTMDAVSDRDFVLEFLSCASILMVHLSRMAEEIILWNTDEFNYMELDDAFATGSSIMPQKKNPDIAELVRGKSGRVFGDLISMLTIMKGLPLAYNRDMQEDKEALFDAAETICACLEILPKVLLTAKFKKENMAEAVENSFADATYYAEYLVKKGMPFRKAHEVVGKMVSYCIKKDKKIKDLSFLELKNFSELFAEDAARGFGSTEKYNKSNYIPTSHF; the protein is encoded by the coding sequence ATGAGCAAAAAGCTCTGGGGCGGGCGCTTCGAAAAGGAAACCGACGCTCTCGTGGAAAAGTTCACATCCTCCATAGATTTTGATAAAAAATTGTATAATCAGGACATTATTGGAAGCATCGCCCATGCCAGGATGCTGGCAAAGTGCGGCATCATTTCCAAGGAAGATGCGGCCCTCATAATTAAGGGCCTGGTGGAAATCAAGATCGAGATAGAAGAGGGAAATTTTGAATTCACCTCAAAGCTGGAAGATATCCATATGCACATCGAAAACCGCCTTTCGGAAAAAATCGGTCCTGTGGCAGGGAAACTCCACACGGCCCGGAGCCGTAACGACCAGGTGGCCCTGGATATGCACCTTTATGTTAAAGAAAAGACGGTTCAAGTAGTAAGGCTCCTGGAGCACTTTTGCGGCGCCCTGTGGAAACTGGCGGAAAAGCACGTGGATACCGTGATGCCGGGCTATACACACCTCCAGAAGGCCCAGCCGGTGACCCTCGGCTATCATCTTAAAGCATACTACTATATGCTAGAGAGGGATAAAGAGAGGTTTTGCGATGCCCTGAAGCGTACCGATATAATGCCCCTGGGAGCCTGCGCCCTGGCAGGGACTACTCTTCCGACGGATAAGGAATACACCAGAGAGCTGCTGGGATTTTCAAGGATTTATGAAAACACCATGGATGCCGTAAGCGACAGAGATTTTGTATTGGAGTTTTTATCCTGTGCCAGCATCCTCATGGTTCACCTTTCCAGGATGGCAGAAGAGATAATCCTCTGGAATACCGATGAATTTAATTATATGGAGCTGGACGATGCCTTTGCCACGGGCAGCAGCATCATGCCCCAGAAGAAAAATCCCGATATAGCAGAACTTGTCCGGGGAAAATCCGGCCGGGTCTTCGGTGACCTTATTTCCATGCTCACCATCATGAAAGGGCTGCCCCTGGCCTATAACCGGGATATGCAGGAAGATAAAGAAGCGCTCTTTGATGCTGCCGAGACCATTTGTGCCTGCCTGGAGATACTGCCCAAGGTGCTTTTAACTGCAAAATTCAAAAAAGAAAATATGGCCGAGGCCGTAGAGAACAGTTTTGCCGATGCCACATACTACGCCGAATACCTGGTGAAAAAAGGCATGCCCTTTAGAAAGGCCCATGAGGTGGTGGGCAAGATGGTGTCTTACTGCATTAAAAAAGATAAAAAGATAAAAGACCTGTCTTTCCTGGAACTTAAAAACTTTTCCGAGCTCTTTGCAGAGGATGCCGCTCGCGGCTTTGGTTCTACCGAGAAATATAACAAAAGTAATTATATTCCGACCTCTCATTTCTGA
- a CDS encoding cation diffusion facilitator family transporter: MENENKHKNNIRQIQKVLWIILGLNFLVSIIKLIVGYSISSASMVADGFHSFSDGSSNIVGLVGSAIAARPADKDHPYGHRKYETFTAIGIALMLFLVSINVIKSGIDKIYHPQVPQVDIYGFLVMIFTIAVNIFVVVYESRQGKKLHSDILVSDAMHTTSDIYVSLSVILSLIAVRLGYPILDAIISFVIAALIIKAAVEILISSSKVLCDAAVVDPEEVISVVSGVDGVLNCHKVRTRGREDDFSMDLHILVNPDMTVEESHKLHHSIEEAVKKKFAGVHYIEIHIEPYKGMVANS; encoded by the coding sequence ATGGAAAATGAAAATAAACATAAAAATAATATCCGACAGATTCAAAAAGTTTTATGGATCATACTGGGCCTTAATTTTCTTGTATCTATAATAAAACTTATCGTAGGATATTCCATATCATCTGCCAGTATGGTAGCCGACGGGTTTCACTCTTTTTCCGACGGAAGTTCCAACATAGTGGGCCTGGTAGGGTCTGCCATAGCAGCCAGGCCCGCCGACAAAGACCATCCTTACGGCCACAGGAAATACGAGACCTTCACCGCCATAGGCATTGCCCTGATGCTTTTTTTAGTCAGTATTAATGTCATTAAAAGCGGAATAGACAAAATCTACCACCCCCAGGTGCCTCAGGTGGATATATACGGGTTCCTGGTCATGATATTTACCATTGCAGTAAACATTTTTGTTGTCGTCTATGAGTCCAGACAGGGCAAAAAGCTTCACAGCGACATCCTGGTTTCCGATGCCATGCATACCACAAGCGATATATATGTATCACTGTCGGTCATACTCAGTTTGATAGCGGTAAGGCTGGGTTACCCCATACTGGATGCAATAATTTCCTTCGTAATAGCCGCTTTAATTATAAAAGCTGCCGTTGAGATACTGATAAGCTCCAGCAAGGTGTTATGCGATGCGGCGGTGGTGGACCCTGAAGAGGTCATCTCGGTGGTGTCCGGAGTAGACGGTGTATTAAACTGTCATAAAGTTAGGACCCGGGGCCGTGAGGACGATTTTTCCATGGACCTTCACATCCTGGTCAACCCCGATATGACCGTGGAGGAATCTCATAAGCTTCATCATAGCATTGAAGAAGCCGTAAAGAAAAAGTTTGCCGGTGTCCACTATATTGAGATTCACATAGAACCATATAAAGGTATGGTGGCTAACTCTTAG
- the greA gene encoding transcription elongation factor GreA: MAKKEVVLTQDGLKKLEEELEYLKSVKRREIAARIKQAIDFGDISENSEYDEAKNEQAFVEGRIAALEEKLRNAKLIDDVDISTETVSIGSKIKVKDLDTGDVFEYTIVGSAEANPIEFKISNESPVGSALLGAKKGSVVEVNVPAGLIRYEIMDIMK; this comes from the coding sequence ATGGCGAAAAAGGAAGTAGTGCTCACACAGGATGGACTGAAAAAACTAGAGGAGGAGCTGGAATATTTAAAATCTGTAAAAAGACGGGAGATAGCGGCCCGCATAAAACAGGCCATTGACTTTGGAGATATCAGTGAAAACTCCGAATACGATGAGGCTAAAAACGAGCAGGCTTTTGTGGAAGGCCGCATAGCTGCCCTTGAGGAAAAGCTAAGGAATGCCAAACTAATAGACGATGTGGATATCTCCACCGAAACGGTAAGTATCGGTTCAAAAATAAAGGTAAAGGACCTGGATACAGGAGACGTCTTCGAATATACCATAGTTGGTTCCGCCGAAGCAAATCCTATTGAATTTAAGATATCCAACGAGTCTCCCGTGGGCAGCGCACTGCTGGGAGCTAAAAAAGGCTCTGTGGTAGAGGTAAATGTTCCCGCAGGACTCATAAGATATGAAATCATGGATATTATGAAATAA
- the lysS gene encoding lysine--tRNA ligase yields MEDFFMENFQEDLNEIMKIRLQKLQDIKGMGINPYGEKFPVTHHSQQIKDSFEEFEGKKVVIAGRIMAIRGHGKAAFFDVQDQAGRIQVYIKKDSVDEKTFELFGKLDLGDIVGIEGSVFRTHKGEISVSVDKLTLLSKSLRPLPEKWHGLKDVDIRYRQRYLDLIVNPDVKKTFITRSKIIKSIRNYLDSRGFIEMETPMMTPLAGGAAARPFITHHNALDIDLYLRIATELYLKRLIVGGFEKVYEIGKDFRNEGISIKHNPEFTMMELYQAYADYNDMMKLTEDLISHVAMEVLGTTKISYQGEEIDLTPPWNRMTMIDAVKKYTGIDFNELKTDEEARKVAKDLHIEEVGDQDTRGKILNLIFEEKVEQNLVQPTFILDYPIEISPLAKKKEDNPDLTYRFEAFITRREMANAFSELNDPIDQRERFLQQLKEREAGDEEAHVFDEDFVNALEHGMPPTGGLGIGIDRIVMLLTDSYSIRDVILFPTMRPKA; encoded by the coding sequence ATGGAGGATTTTTTCATGGAAAATTTTCAGGAAGATTTAAATGAAATAATGAAAATACGCCTACAAAAACTACAGGACATAAAAGGCATGGGGATAAATCCCTATGGCGAGAAATTTCCCGTCACTCATCATTCCCAGCAAATCAAGGACAGCTTTGAAGAATTTGAAGGCAAAAAGGTTGTTATAGCCGGAAGGATAATGGCCATACGCGGCCACGGGAAGGCGGCCTTTTTTGATGTGCAGGACCAAGCGGGGAGAATACAGGTATATATTAAAAAGGACAGTGTGGACGAAAAAACATTTGAATTATTCGGCAAACTTGACCTCGGGGATATAGTGGGCATCGAAGGTAGCGTTTTCAGGACTCATAAAGGAGAAATCTCCGTATCGGTGGATAAACTCACACTTCTGTCAAAATCCCTGAGGCCGTTACCGGAAAAATGGCACGGTCTAAAGGATGTGGACATAAGATACAGGCAGAGATATCTGGACTTGATAGTAAATCCAGATGTAAAGAAAACTTTTATAACGAGAAGCAAGATCATAAAAAGTATCAGGAACTACCTGGACAGCCGCGGCTTTATAGAAATGGAGACTCCCATGATGACACCCCTGGCCGGAGGCGCCGCGGCAAGGCCTTTTATAACACACCATAACGCCCTCGATATAGACCTTTATCTGCGCATTGCTACAGAACTTTATTTAAAGAGGCTCATAGTGGGCGGTTTCGAAAAGGTCTACGAGATAGGCAAGGATTTTAGAAATGAAGGCATATCCATAAAGCACAATCCCGAGTTTACCATGATGGAGCTATACCAGGCGTATGCCGATTACAATGATATGATGAAGCTCACGGAGGATTTAATTTCCCATGTGGCCATGGAAGTTCTGGGGACAACTAAAATCAGCTACCAGGGAGAGGAAATCGACCTCACACCTCCCTGGAACAGGATGACCATGATAGATGCCGTTAAGAAATATACAGGTATTGATTTTAATGAATTAAAAACCGATGAAGAGGCAAGGAAAGTGGCAAAAGACCTACATATAGAGGAAGTAGGCGATCAGGACACCAGGGGCAAGATATTGAACCTCATTTTTGAAGAAAAGGTGGAGCAAAACCTAGTGCAGCCCACCTTTATACTGGATTACCCCATAGAAATATCGCCTCTCGCCAAGAAAAAAGAGGACAACCCCGATTTGACTTACAGATTTGAGGCCTTTATCACCCGGCGCGAGATGGCCAACGCTTTTTCGGAACTGAACGATCCCATAGACCAGAGGGAAAGGTTCCTCCAACAGTTGAAAGAAAGAGAAGCCGGCGATGAAGAAGCCCATGTGTTTGATGAGGATTTTGTGAATGCGCTGGAACACGGCATGCCCCCCACGGGCGGCCTTGGTATAGGGATCGACCGTATCGTTATGCTTCTTACAGATTCCTATTCTATCAGAGATGTAATTCTATTCCCCACTATGAGGCCTAAAGCATAA
- a CDS encoding FAD-dependent oxidoreductase: MKKWIVVMMIAFFILTTEGCDDWKVSSSLDGDDLGQAGHPARIVVSSNPKELGYQVVVVGAEPEGIAAAVSAARNGLKTVLVDPRDRVGGLYTVGWLNTLDMNYRSKKTREVVNKGIFSEFQRRLGGDVAFNIPTAQRAFEDMLKEAGVKVLLEASDLKPIMEGNNVRGIAFKRKGRAYRALGQVVIDSTQDADIAAMCGAPYKFGREDLGFPGEIGATTLVFSVKNVNWRRVVSYLQSDKNPYSGATDRSAWGYEVMFKAPTKDPHIQIRGLNAGRQKDGTVVINALQIFHLNPLDKEEKREAVERAKAELPGIIEFMRKNAPGFENVELAGVAPELYVRESRHIEGEYTLTAEDVFENRNQGMAVAFGSYPIDLQAREKGQTGSALNGTNPYGIPLGVMVPKKVDGLLVASRSASYDTVAHGSARTVPVGMALGQAAGVAAKLAIEKNVSFRKMAHSYEMIQEIRAILTKQGVDLTPIKVENPEIKSWAYPYIQRLRDKAMLSKEYDNDYRLNEAATTKTFRRMFILINYNSPLKINMHALDGFDLNQPIAGRDYIQILNRILGSDYGDYKELLEEKIIDETTYRQVRKRLEFLTNAEAYALVDGLVRYMEKGKG, encoded by the coding sequence ATGAAAAAGTGGATCGTGGTCATGATGATAGCGTTTTTTATATTAACTACAGAGGGATGCGACGACTGGAAAGTTTCATCAAGTTTAGACGGTGACGATCTGGGCCAAGCCGGGCATCCCGCCAGAATAGTAGTGTCTTCAAACCCCAAAGAACTGGGTTACCAGGTGGTGGTAGTGGGGGCCGAGCCCGAAGGGATAGCCGCAGCTGTATCCGCCGCCAGGAACGGACTTAAAACAGTGCTGGTGGATCCGCGGGACAGGGTAGGAGGCCTTTACACCGTTGGGTGGCTCAACACCCTGGACATGAATTACAGGAGCAAAAAAACTAGAGAAGTGGTCAACAAGGGAATCTTCAGTGAATTTCAACGGCGCTTGGGCGGGGATGTGGCCTTCAACATACCTACAGCCCAGAGAGCTTTTGAGGATATGCTGAAAGAGGCCGGGGTAAAGGTGTTGCTGGAAGCTTCGGACCTAAAGCCCATAATGGAAGGAAATAATGTCCGAGGAATTGCATTCAAAAGGAAAGGCAGAGCTTACAGGGCTCTGGGGCAGGTGGTAATAGATTCTACCCAGGATGCTGATATAGCTGCCATGTGTGGTGCGCCATATAAATTCGGCAGAGAGGACCTGGGTTTTCCTGGCGAAATAGGGGCTACTACTCTGGTTTTTTCTGTAAAAAACGTCAACTGGAGAAGAGTGGTTTCTTACCTGCAGAGCGACAAAAATCCGTACAGTGGGGCCACTGACAGGAGTGCCTGGGGATACGAAGTGATGTTTAAAGCGCCCACGAAAGACCCCCACATCCAGATAAGAGGGCTGAACGCCGGCAGGCAAAAAGACGGCACGGTAGTAATAAATGCACTGCAAATATTTCATTTAAACCCCCTGGATAAGGAAGAAAAGCGGGAGGCCGTGGAGAGGGCCAAAGCCGAATTACCGGGCATAATAGAATTCATGCGAAAAAACGCCCCCGGTTTTGAAAATGTCGAATTAGCTGGTGTGGCCCCGGAGCTTTACGTAAGAGAATCCAGGCACATAGAAGGGGAATACACTTTGACGGCGGAAGATGTATTTGAAAACAGGAACCAGGGGATGGCGGTGGCTTTCGGTAGCTATCCGATAGACCTCCAGGCCCGGGAAAAGGGCCAGACCGGCAGTGCTTTAAACGGTACCAATCCCTACGGGATTCCCCTGGGGGTCATGGTGCCAAAAAAGGTTGATGGCCTTTTGGTGGCCAGCCGCAGCGCAAGCTACGATACGGTAGCCCACGGTAGCGCCAGGACAGTGCCTGTGGGCATGGCCCTAGGGCAAGCAGCGGGAGTGGCGGCCAAACTTGCCATTGAAAAAAATGTAAGCTTTCGGAAAATGGCTCATAGCTATGAAATGATCCAGGAAATACGGGCCATTCTCACAAAACAGGGAGTGGACCTAACTCCCATAAAAGTGGAAAATCCGGAGATAAAAAGCTGGGCTTATCCCTATATCCAGCGCCTCAGGGATAAGGCCATGCTCTCCAAAGAATATGATAACGACTACCGCCTGAATGAAGCCGCTACCACAAAAACCTTTCGCCGTATGTTTATCCTTATCAATTACAACTCACCCCTGAAGATTAACATGCATGCTCTGGATGGCTTTGACCTCAATCAACCTATAGCCGGAAGGGATTATATTCAAATACTAAACAGGATTCTGGGAAGCGATTACGGAGATTATAAAGAGCTACTGGAAGAAAAGATTATAGACGAGACCACCTACCGGCAGGTGAGAAAACGCTTGGAATTTCTCACCAATGCAGAGGCCTACGCGCTGGTGGATGGGCTGGTGAGGTATATGGAAAAGGGGAAGGGCTGA